The Coregonus clupeaformis isolate EN_2021a chromosome 20, ASM2061545v1, whole genome shotgun sequence genome contains a region encoding:
- the ociad2 gene encoding OCIA domain-containing protein 2 encodes MFLSALPLSMGSMAVTGGAHLSSLNQGVWSVSKKIGPFPKLAAAGILGCYAVGKASYVPTCRNRFQRLGLVFGPESEYGFGPGPFGGRGFGGRGSGPGPRHCHHVCEECKRQQAPATPTEAVQS; translated from the exons ATGTTCCTCTCAGCTCTTCCCCTCTCTATGGGAAGCATGGCTGTCACTGGGGGGGCTCATCTTTCATCTTTAAATCAAG GAGTTTGGAGTGTATCAAAGAAAATTGGGCCATTCCCAAAACTAGCAG CAGCTGGCATCCTTGGTTGTTATGCAGTGGGGAAGGCTTCCTATGTTCCAACCTGCAGAAATAGGTTCCAGAGACTTGGGCTGGTCTTTGGTCCAGAATCTGAATATGGTTTTGGACCTGGCCCATTTGGAGGCCGTGGCTTTGGAGGGCGTGGTTCTGGCCCAGGACCCAG ACACTGCCACCATGTGTGTGAAGAGTGTAAGCGACAGCAAGCCCCTGCTACACCAACAGAGGCTGTGCAaagctaa